The genomic stretch GCCCAGATGCCCAGCCTCAACCACCGTCGTCCTTCGCTGTTCTGATCCTGAGGAAGTCACGCCTACCCCGTCTCGGCCCGCTGACCACCGTTCTCCTCGGTGGAGCGCTTCAGGCCACCCTGCTGCTGGCGGCTCTGCCGGCCTGGGCGGCCAGTGCCCTGGCGGCCTGGCGCATCAACAGCGATGGCGTGCTGGAGCTGCGCACGTCCCCGTCGATTTCCCTCCAGGCTTTCTTCGAGGCGGGCCGCGGGAACACCGGGCCCAGGGTGTGGGTGGATCTGCCGGGAGCTCCCAGCCGCACCCGCAGCATCCGCGGCAACGGCATCCTGCGGGAGGTCCGCATCGGCAAGCCGGATCCCGGCACCACCCGGCTGGTGCTCGAGTTTCAGCCAGGCACCCAGCTCGATCCCAGACGGCTGAGGCTGGTGGGCACCGCCAGGGACCGCTGGAAGCTCGAATTCGAGGGTCTTCCCAATGGCAGCCTGCGCACGGTGGGTGAGGGGGATGTGACCGCCGCCTCCGTTCCATGGCGGTCGAATCCGGGTTTCACCCCCGGCTACCGCCGGACGCCCCTCTCCTCGGCCGGACTTCCCGATGTGCCCCGCGGGCGCTACCGGGTCGTGATCGATCCGGGCCACGGGGGGCCCGACCCCGGGGCTGTGGGCATCGGCGGGCTGCGCGAAACCGATGTGGTGCTCGACATCAGCCTCCAGGTGGCGCGGCTGCTCCAGGCCAAGGGGGTCCAGGTGCTGCTCACCCGCACCTCGGAAATCGACGTGGACCTGCCACCGCGGGTGTCCCTGGCCAACAGCAGCGGGGCGAATGCCTTCGTCAGCATTCATGCCAACGCCCTCAGCATGGCCCGGCCGGATGTCAACGGGATCGAAACCTTCTACTTCCAGAGCTCGCTCTCCAGAGCTCTGGCGGCCGCCATCCAGTCGGAAGTGCTCGCCGTGTCACCAGGGAGTCCGGATCGGGGGGTGCGCACCGGACGGTTCTTCGTGATCCGCCGAACGGTGATGCCCGCCGCCCTGGTGGAAACCGGGTTCGTCACCGGCGACATCGACTCCCCGCGTCTGGCCACCGCCTCCCACCGTCAGCGACTGGCCCAGGCGATCAGCAGCGGTATTCTCCGTTATCTGGCAGGGGGCTGATGGAGCAGCGAATCGGCCTGCTGGACAGCGGACTGGGCGGGCTGACGGTGTTGCGGCGGATGCTCGAGCATCATCCCGATCTTCCCTTCGTGTACCTGGGCGACACCGCCCGTGTGCCCTACGGCCATCGCTCTCCCAACGAGATCCGCCGGATCGCCGCGGAAGTGGTGGGCTGGTTGCGGGTGCAGAACGTGAATGCGGTGCTGATGGCCTGCAACACCACCAACGCCCTGGCCTTCGACATCGCCGAGGCCGAAGCCGGTGAAGGCATCCCCGTGTTCGGCCTGATCGACTGCGTGGCCAGCCAGCTGCATTGCCGGCGGGTGGGGGTGCTCGCCACTCCCGCCACGGCCGGCAGCGGGGCCTATGGACGGGCCCTGCGCCAGGCCGATCCCTCCTGCCATGTGATCGAGATCGGTTGTCCGGCCTTCGTGCCCCTGATCGAAGACGGCAATTTCGACGATCCACGCCTGCGCGCCGCGGCGATCTCCTACCTGGAGCCGCTGC from Synechococcus sp. CBW1107 encodes the following:
- the murI gene encoding glutamate racemase: MEQRIGLLDSGLGGLTVLRRMLEHHPDLPFVYLGDTARVPYGHRSPNEIRRIAAEVVGWLRVQNVNAVLMACNTTNALAFDIAEAEAGEGIPVFGLIDCVASQLHCRRVGVLATPATAGSGAYGRALRQADPSCHVIEIGCPAFVPLIEDGNFDDPRLRAAAISYLEPLLAERVEAIVLGCTHYPLLEELLRELLPPEVVLVDPAQAAVAQLGQRLGKAPVHQARCCGLHPREVPVERGRFCVTGDAEAFALAAAPWLGWQPQVEQVCLRSSVGAF
- a CDS encoding N-acetylmuramoyl-L-alanine amidase, with protein sequence MTTVLLGGALQATLLLAALPAWAASALAAWRINSDGVLELRTSPSISLQAFFEAGRGNTGPRVWVDLPGAPSRTRSIRGNGILREVRIGKPDPGTTRLVLEFQPGTQLDPRRLRLVGTARDRWKLEFEGLPNGSLRTVGEGDVTAASVPWRSNPGFTPGYRRTPLSSAGLPDVPRGRYRVVIDPGHGGPDPGAVGIGGLRETDVVLDISLQVARLLQAKGVQVLLTRTSEIDVDLPPRVSLANSSGANAFVSIHANALSMARPDVNGIETFYFQSSLSRALAAAIQSEVLAVSPGSPDRGVRTGRFFVIRRTVMPAALVETGFVTGDIDSPRLATASHRQRLAQAISSGILRYLAGG